Genomic window (Rathayibacter sp. VKM Ac-2760):
GGGATCTTGGAGAAGTCGCCGAGACCCATGTCCTTCTGGCCCTTCATGCAGAAGGGGCAGTGGTCGGTGGAGACCATCTGGATGTCGTTGGTGCGCAGCGACTGCCACATGTGGTGCTGGTGTCCCTCCGTCTTCGAGCGCAGCGGCGTGGAGCACACCCACTTCGCGCCCTCGAAGCTCCCCCACTGCTCGGAGGACGCGCCGAGCTGGTCCTCGAGCGAGAGGTAGAGGTACTGCGGGCAGGTCTCGCCGAACACGTTCATGCCGCGGTCGCGGGCCTGCGCGATCTGCTCCACCGCCTGCTTCGCCGAGACGTGCACCACGTAGAGCGGCGCGCCGGTGAGGTCGGCGATCATGATCGCCCGGTGCGTCGCCTCCTCCTCCGCCTGCCACGGGCGCGAGGTGCCGTGGAAGTAGGGCGAGGTGTTGCCGGCCTGGAGCGACTGCTTCACCAGCTCGTCGATGATCGCGCCGTTCTCGGCGTGCATCATCATCATCGCCCCGTTCGAGGCGCCCTTCTGGAACGCCCGGAGGATCTGCCCGTCGTCGGAGAGGAACACGCCCTTGTAGGCCATGAAGAGCTTGAAGCTGGTCACGCCCTCGGCCATCAGCTCGTCCATCGCCACCAGCGAGGAGTCCTGCACGTCGGAGAGGATCTGATGGAAGCCGTAGTCGATCGCGCAGTTGCCCGCGGCCTTCTCCTGCCAGGCGCCGTAGCGCTCGACGACGCTCTCGCCCGGGTACTGCACCACGAAGTCGACGATCGAGGTCGTCCCGCCCCAGGCCGCGGCCCGGGTGCCGGTCTCGAAGGTGTCCGAGGCGAAGGTGCCGCCGAACGGCATCTCCATGTGCGTGTGCGCGTCGATCCCGCCCGGGATGACGTACTTGCCGGCCGCGTCGATCACGCGGTCGACGTTCGCCGCGAGGTCGAAGCCCAGCAGCGTCGAGCCGGGCGCGAGGACCGCGGCGATGGTCTCGCCGTCGATCAGGACGTCGGCGGTGGCGGTCCCGGTCGCGTTGACGACCGTGCCGTTCGTGATGAGGGTCTTCATCGATGCTCCTCGGTGATGCCGGCGGTCGGTCTGGTCAGGGCTTCGGGATGCTCGTGTACGAGTCCGGCCGGCGGTCGCGGTAGAACTGCCAGTCGTCGCGCATCTGCTGCACCATGTCGAGGTCGAGATCGCGGATCAGGATCTCCTCGCTGTCGCCCGAGCCGCGCTCGCCGACGAAGTTCCCGCGCGGATCGATCACCTGGCTCGTGCCGTAGAAGTCGACGGCCAGCTCGCCGTACTCGTTGTCCTCGCGGCCGACCCGGTTGGGCTGGAGCACGAAGTAGCCGTTCGCGACGGCGGCGCACGGGCCCTCCACCTCCCACAGACGGTTCGACAGCCCGGGCTTGGTCGCGTTGGGATTGAACACCAGGTGCGCGCCGTTGAGGCCCAGCTCGCGCCAGCCCTCCGGGAAGTGCCGGTCGTAGCAGATGTAGACGCCGACCTTGCCGACGGCGGTGTCGAAGACCGGGTAGCCGAGGTTGCCGGGACGGAAGTAGAACTTCTCCCAGAAGCGGTCGAGGTGCGGGATGTGGTGCTTGCGGTACTTGCCGAGGATCGTGCCGTCGGCGTCGACGACCACGGCGGTGTTGTAGTAGACGCCGGTGATGTCCTCCTCGTAGATCGGCAGGATCATCACCGTGCCGAGCTCCTTCGCCAGCGCGGCGAAGCGCTGCACGATCGGGCCGTCGGCCGGCTCCGCGTAGCGGTAGTACTTCTTGTCCTCGGTGATGCCGAAGTACGGTCCGTAGAAGAGCTCCTGGAAGCAGACGATCTGCGCTCCCTGGGCTGCCGCGTCGCGGGCGAACTGCTCGTGCTTGTCGAGCATCGACTCCTTGTCGCCGGTCCACGTGGTCTGGGTGATCGCTGCGCGGACGATGGTCATCGGTACCTCCATGCTTCGGTCGGCCCCGATGGAGGCGCCACCGGGCCCGGTCGTCATGGACCGGGAGGCGGGGCCGAGGGGCCGTGGGTCTTACTGTGGTCCGCGTCCGGGCGGAAGGCAATGACGACCTCCGCCCCGTGCGCCGGACAGGGGTTCATCGTCGTCCTCCGACGTTTCCCGGGTGTTTCCGGCACGGATCCGCAGCATTAAGGCGCTCCTGGTTCGGAATCCGCGGTGAGCGCCCCGCGCGGTAGCGTCGTCGGATGCGCATCACGATCCTGGCCGGCGGCGTCGGCGGCGCCCGCTTCACCTCCGCGGTGCGCGAGCACCTCCGCGACCTCGAGGCGGCCGGCGGCGAGTCGTCCGAGATCACCGTCGTCGCCAACACCGGCGACGACATGTGGCTGGCCGGCCTCAAGATCTGCCCCGACCTCGACTCGCTGACCTACTCGCTCGGCGGCGTCAACGACACCGAGCGCGGCTGGGGCCGGGCCGGCGAGACCGAGCGCGTCTCGGCCGAGCTCTCCGCCTTCGGCGTCGGCTGGCCCTGGTTCACCCTCGGCGACCTCGACATCGGCACCCACCTCGCCCGCACGTCGATGCTGCGCGACGGCCTCACCCTCTCGCAGGCGACGGAGCGGATCACCGCGCGATGGCCGCTTGGCGTCCGGCTCCTGCCGATGTCCGACTCCGACGTCGAGACGCACGTGGAGGT
Coding sequences:
- a CDS encoding nitrilase-related carbon-nitrogen hydrolase yields the protein MTIVRAAITQTTWTGDKESMLDKHEQFARDAAAQGAQIVCFQELFYGPYFGITEDKKYYRYAEPADGPIVQRFAALAKELGTVMILPIYEEDITGVYYNTAVVVDADGTILGKYRKHHIPHLDRFWEKFYFRPGNLGYPVFDTAVGKVGVYICYDRHFPEGWRELGLNGAHLVFNPNATKPGLSNRLWEVEGPCAAVANGYFVLQPNRVGREDNEYGELAVDFYGTSQVIDPRGNFVGERGSGDSEEILIRDLDLDMVQQMRDDWQFYRDRRPDSYTSIPKP
- the hydA gene encoding dihydropyrimidinase, whose product is MKTLITNGTVVNATGTATADVLIDGETIAAVLAPGSTLLGFDLAANVDRVIDAAGKYVIPGGIDAHTHMEMPFGGTFASDTFETGTRAAAWGGTTSIVDFVVQYPGESVVERYGAWQEKAAGNCAIDYGFHQILSDVQDSSLVAMDELMAEGVTSFKLFMAYKGVFLSDDGQILRAFQKGASNGAMMMMHAENGAIIDELVKQSLQAGNTSPYFHGTSRPWQAEEEATHRAIMIADLTGAPLYVVHVSAKQAVEQIAQARDRGMNVFGETCPQYLYLSLEDQLGASSEQWGSFEGAKWVCSTPLRSKTEGHQHHMWQSLRTNDIQMVSTDHCPFCMKGQKDMGLGDFSKIPNGIGSVEHRMDLMYQGVVTGQISLPRWVELTSTTPARMFGMYGKKGVIQPGADGDVVIYDPNGHTSIGIGEGRSHHMAMDYSAWEGFEIDGHVDTVISRGKVVVDDGDYIGTKGDGKYIKRGLSQYLI